The following coding sequences lie in one Capsicum annuum cultivar UCD-10X-F1 chromosome 5, UCD10Xv1.1, whole genome shotgun sequence genomic window:
- the LOC107871946 gene encoding uncharacterized protein LOC107871946 produces the protein MRKVIMVNDTHLYGKYEGVMLSIVAQDMENHIYPIAFCVVDKENNVSWTFFFEKLKFIMVDRLDLCFISDRYKSIANGIAKAYNHAHHRYCMRHLGENLWVNHHCGEHLYLFYNAAKAYSPKEFSDHFMEFKNYYPEVAFFLEHELGFEKWSRAYFLSNRFDVMTTNIVKSVNAILIYEREYHVASIFNSIAKRFGEIFRERRAYVLKYKDNKFVPTTEKILRDNMSEGDSFYVENISRDERQYTVFRSGCTAKVDLLERPCSCRKFDLVKIPCDHAMAALRLKHGEDYGLRVYDYSSPLYKVEEYLLAYSESINVVPLESE, from the coding sequence ATGAGGAAGGTTATTATGGTCAACGACACTCATTTATACGGTAAGTACGAGGGCGTGATGCTAAGCATAGTTGCACAGGATATGGAGAACCATATTTATCCCATTGCTTTTTGTGTCGTTGACAAGGAGAACAATGTATCTTGGACGTTcttctttgagaagctgaagTTTATTATGGTTGATAGACTAGATTTGTGCTTTATCTCCGATAGGTACAAGAGCATCGCCAACGGCATTGCGAAGGCATACAACCATGCTCATCACAGGTACTGTATGAGGCACCTAGGTGAAAATCTTTGGGTAAATCACCACTGCGGAGAGCACCTCTATCTATTCTACAATGCGGCAAAGGCATATTCTCCCAAGGAGTTTAGCGACCATTTTATGGAATTCAAGAACTACTATCCTGAGGTAGCCTTTTTCCTCGAGCATGAGCTTGGTTTTGAGAAATGGAGCAGGGCATATTTCCTTAGCAATAGGTTTGACGTAATGACCACAAATATTGTCAAGTCGGTGAATGCTATATTAATTTATGAAAGGGAGTACCACGTGGCATCCATATTCAATTCGATTGCCAAAAGGTTTGGTGAAATATTCAGGGAAAGGCGTGCCTACGTCCTCAAATATAAGGATAACAAATTTGTTCCCACAACCGAAAAAATCTTAAGAGACAATATGAGTGAGGGCGACTCCTTCTATGTGGAGAACATAAGTAGGGACGAAAGGCAATACACAGTGTTCAGAAGTGGTTGTACAGCCAAAGTCGACCTACTGGAAAGGCCGTGTTCTTGCAGGAAGTTTGACCTGGTCAAAATACCATGTGATCACGCGATGGCCGCTTTGCGATTGAAGCACGGTGAAGATTATGGTTTAAGAGTCTATGATTACTCTTCTCCCCTATATAAAGTAGAAGAGTACCTCCTTGCGTATTCAGAATCAATTAATGTTGTCCCTTTGGAGTCCGAATGA